A genomic region of Raphanus sativus cultivar WK10039 chromosome 6, ASM80110v3, whole genome shotgun sequence contains the following coding sequences:
- the LOC130496113 gene encoding protein GAMETE CELL DEFECTIVE 1, mitochondrial-like has product MYNLSKLISCLSSVSLNPSTRASRFLRQNAPRIIQSYRNRAFSGSSGFDGFGDDDNGWDIPTGEDSSGGGTGSDGLGWDNKSMWSTGFTTEHFDGVSVGRKKDTNPSSSDNTGSDSGDVMSKLGPREVAMVNEMNEYDDLLKEIDQDNKESRAFVDGIKNRMMEISVLLKQVREPGARGSYLKDSEKTEMYRLHKENPEVYTVERLAKDYRIMRQRVHAILFLKEDEEEEERKLGRPLDDSVERLLDEYPEFFVSHDREFHVASLKYKPGFKVMPEGWEGTTKDIDEVHYEISKKEDDMLYEEFVQRFEFNKMKWRGEVKCHKYSRRRSTDGWKITIEKLGPRGKRGAGGGWKFVSLPDGSSRPLNEMEKVYVKRETPRRRRKILAVSKGTISKACKAKKYITKRIEKYPCKKRRPNYFFKIWKKNVPPQNRKG; this is encoded by the exons ATGTATAACCTCAGTAAGTTAATATCTTGCCTATCCTCGGTCTCTCTTAACCCTAGCACGAGAGCGTCTAGGTTCTTGCGTCAGAACGCTCCAAGAATCATTCAATCTTATAGAAACCGAGCATTCTCCGGGAGCTCAGGGTTCGATGGATTCGGAGACGACGACAACGGTTGGGACATCCCAACGGGAGAAGACTCGTCAGGTGGTGGCACAGGATCCGATGGTCTTGGTTGGGACAACAAGTCAATGTGGTCGACTGGTTTCACCACAGAACACTTCGATGGTGTCTCCGTTGGACGCAAGAAAGACACGAACCCTTCTTCCTCCGACAACACCGGTTCTGACTCAGGTGACGTGATGAGCAAGTTGGGACCGAGAGAAGTGGCTATGGTTAACGAGATGAACGAGTACGATGACTTGCTAAAAGAGATTGACCAAGATAACAAAGAGAGCAGGGCTTTTGTCGATGGGATCAAAAATAGGATGATGGAGATTAGCGTGTTGCTGAAGCAAGTGAGAGAGCCTGGAGCTAGAGGGTCTTATCTTAAGGACTCTGAGAAGACTGAGATGTATAGGTTGCATAAAGAGAATCCTGAGGTGTATACCGTTGAGAGGCTTGCTAAGGATTATAGGATCATGAGGCAGCGTGTTCACGCCATTCTTTTTcttaaagaagatgaagaagaagaggagagaaagCTTGGTCGTCCCTTGGATGATTCTGTTGAGCGTTTGCTTGATGAGTACCCTGA GTTCTTTGTTTCGCATGACCGGGAGTTTCATGTGGCCTCACTCAAGTACAAGCCCGGCTTCAAGGTCATGCCAGAAGGATGGGAGGGTACAACCAAGGATATAGATGAAGTCCATTATGAGATctcaaagaaagaagatgaCATGCTTTATGAAGAATTCGTGCAGAGGTTTGAATTCAACAAAATGAAA TGGAGAGGAGAAGTGAAGTGCCACAAGTACAGCAGACGACGTTCAACAGATGGGTGGAAAATCACGATTGAGAAATTGGGTCCTAGAGGAAAACGTGGAGCCGGAGGTGGCTGGAAGTTTGTGAGTCTTCCAGATGGATCAAGCCGGCCGCTCAACGAGATGGAGAAGGTTTACGTTAAGCGAGAAACCCCGCGTCGTCGCCGCAAGATCCTGGCAGTTTCCAAAGGAACTATATCAAAAGCCTGCAAAGCAAAGAAGTATATTACAAAAAGAATAGAGAAGTATCCTTGCAAAAAACGAAGGCCTAATTACTTCTTTAAGATATGGAAAAAGAATGTGCCACCACAGAATAGAAAAggttaa